In a genomic window of Syngnathus typhle isolate RoL2023-S1 ecotype Sweden linkage group LG4, RoL_Styp_1.0, whole genome shotgun sequence:
- the marveld3 gene encoding MARVEL domain-containing protein 3: MPERGRYQPRSDAYADYKSRDKDSPRSVEHFNKYDSRDHKEKPRLAGERDSAGDRRPRQRDMTNPSQPAFTDHHHQGPSTLYGQPSVYSSDDEYHERQPREALYNLRYILTSRGLCQLMEVFVNLLIIICAGVPHSNNGGYRDLASLGGIYHYHFGGAGAFQGAEADRVKELDRLFHELKKPPYAFAMVCGGIVMIYALAMLALGIFRVPYRYPPVLLGEALVNLLIGLGYIAALAFFFIKLQENYNNPICQERERMYKSKGHKGFECKFHGADIAGGLFGVLGVFVFIFGAVLAVRAFRTVREMKKQNNNPNDRF, encoded by the exons ATGCCAGAGAGGGGCAGATACCAACCGAGGAGCGATGCGTATGCAGATTACAAGAGTAGAGACAAGGATTCCCCTCGCAGCGTGGAGCATTTCAATAAGTATGACAgcagagatcacaaagaaaagcCCAGACTCGCTGGCGAGAGAGACTCTGCTGGTGACAGGAGGCCCAGACAGAGGGACATGACAAATCCCTCTCAACCTGCTTTCACAGACCACCATCATCAAGGACCCTCAACACT ATATGGACAGCCTTCAGTGTATTCCTCTGATGATGAATATCATGAGCGACAACCCAGAGAAGCTCTTTACAATCTTCGATATATCCTCACCAGCCGAG GCCTTTGCCAGCTGATGGAGGTGTTTGTCAATCTTCTCATCATCATCTGCGCCGGCGTGCCTCACAGCAACAATGGCGGCTACCGCGACCTCGCCAGCTTGGGCGGCATCTACCACTATCACTTCGGGGGAGCTGGTGCCTTCCAAGGTGCCGAAGCAGACCGTGTGAAGGAGCTGGACAGGTTGTTCCATGAGCTCAAGAAGCCTCCATACGCCTTTGCAATGGTGTGCGGCGGGATAGTCATGATCTACGCCCTGGCCATGCTCGCCCTGGGTATTTTCCGAGTGCCATACCGCTACCCGCCCGTGCTCTTGGGAGAAGCTCTGGTCAACCTTCTCATCGGTTTGGGCTACATCGCCGCGCTGGCTTTCTTCTTTATCAAACTGCAGGAGAACTACAACAACCCCATCTGTCAGGAGAGGGAGCGCATGTACAAGAGCAAAGGTCACAAGGGCTTCGAGTGCAAGTTTCATGGCGCGGACATTGCCGGGGGTCTCTTTGGCGTGCTGGGTGTCTTTGTGTTCATCTTCGGGGCCGTGTTGGCCGTCAGAGCTTTCCGCACTGTGCGGGAAATgaagaaacaaaataacaatcCGAACGATCGCTTTTGA